GTCTGTGATGTCCCACCCCCCGATGACAATGCGGCCCTTACTCGGCCGCTCTTCGGCCAGAATGAGCTTGATGAGCGTGGTTTTGCCGGTTCCGCTCTGGCCCACAATGGACACGAACTCCCCGGGCTCAATCTTGAGGCTTATGTTTTTGAGGGCTGTCTGCTGGCCCGGGTATATTTTGCTTACGCTTTTGAATTCAACCATTGCGCGTGCCGCTAATTGACGAAATCCCTCCGACATATTACATTATAGCATATAATCCTAACATGACGAAGAGGCTGTGCGCGTCAAACTAGGCCACCTTAGCTCAGCTGGTAGAGCAATGCTTTCGTAAAGCAGAGGTCCCGGGTTCGATCCCCGGAGGTGGCTCCACGCGGGATTAGTACAATGGCAGTACGCTAGCTTCCCAAGCTAGAGAAGCGGGTCCGATTCCCGTATCCCGCTCCAACCCGCCTACCGCACGAGCCTGAAAATCGCGAGCTCGCGTTTTTGCTGTTCCACCCACTCGTCAAAATCAAAACCCCGCACCAGAATGTGGCGGGCCCGGGCTTTTTGCGCGACCCTGTTTTCGTCATACAACACATCTTCCAGCTTGATGATGTGCCAGCCATAGGATGACTTGACCGGATCGCTGACCTCGCCTATCTCCATGCCAAAAATCGCCTGCTCCAATGCGGGTTCCAAAGCTCCGCGGCCAAAGTACCCCAAATCGCCGCCCTGGTGCGCGGTGGCCGCGTCATAGCTCTCCTCGCGCGCGAGTTGCGCGAAGTCAGCGCCCTCTTCCCGCGCGAGAACCACCAAGGACAATGCTTGCTGTTCCAGCTCCTCATCACTCTTGCCGAACTCGGAGAGCAGGGCGGTTTTGACTTTCTGCTGAAGCAAGAACGGCCGCAGGACCCGCTCAATGAACTGATCGTCATTCCAGCCGTAGGCCTCCTGCACGAACGCGTGGATTTCCTCCTGGCTCTCGGGGCGCTCGCGGAGCCGCTCCCACTCCAGGTACACCTCCTGGTCCGCGACCGTAATGCGCTGCTTGCGCGCAAAGATGCGCACCACCTTTTCGGCAATCAGTTTATTCACGAGCCGCTCGCGGATTTCTTGCGGGTCCGGAATCCCGAGAAGCACGTTCTTGTTCTCGCGCTGGAAATCCCAGTACCGGTACAATGCCGCAAGATCGGAAAGGTACGTGTGCAGGGGAATGATTTCCCAATCAACAAGAATCGCGGGGTACGGAATCACGCGCGCAACAGCGTACGCGGCCCGGGACTGCCACTGGAACCGGTAAACGGCAATGCCGCTTATGAATACAAACGCTGCGAACGCCATTGCTCCGGCAATAACAAAGCGCCGCGCGTTGTTCTTTGCCTTTATCATTCTGTTTCAACAGAAAGCGCTTCCGGGCTAAAAAAATACTCCCACCAGAGCTTGAGGTTCGCATCCCCGAGCACCCTTCCCCGGGAGCCGTCCGGGCCGCTTGAGCCTGTCCCGAGGCCGTGAGTACCCGGCATAAACTTCGCCGAGGGATCCACGCCGGAATCAGGCGCATTCTGGGAATCAACATCAGGAATCACGACCAGCGACTCGCCGGGCTCGGTGAGATTCAGTTTTTCGCGCGCTTCCTCCCGGATGAACGAATCAGTCTGCACGTACTCTATGAGCTCGCCCAAACTATCCTTTTCGCGCTCAAGGGCGCTGATCTCCAGGGACAGGGCCGTGATGCGCGCTTCGGTTGCGCGCTTCTCCAGGACCGCGCGGCTCGCGTACACTCCGAATATGATGACCAACAGCACGAGGAGCGCGACAGCGGGCTTGGACAGTACAATTGCTTTGAATAGTCCGTTCGGCATACTAGGGGTCAACGCGGATCATGCGCTCCCAGGTCTGGCGGCCATTGAGGTACACGGTTTCTTTGGCATCCCGGAGCTCCATGGAAAACGCAAGCTTGTACGTCCCGGGTTTGATTGTGCGCGGGTCCAGCGTGAATTTGACGATTCCGGTTTCCCCGGGCAAGATTCTGCTCTTATTAAGCGGCACGCCGACCACGGCCTTGTCTATCCAGTCGTTCCTGTCGTAGAACGGGCTCGCGGCCCCATCCTCGCCGACCACCGACACCGCGGCCCGGCGCGAAACCCATGCCTGGTCAATGCTCGTGTTCTTAAGTTCCAGGGTGATGGAAATCGGCTTCCACTTCTTGCGCACGGCAATGGGAATGTTGTGCTTAATAATCTGCGCTGAAACTCCGGATATGATTGACACGCTCTTGCCCACGAGCCCGCCCGGCATTTCCACAATAGCCCCGGATGCGTCCGTGTACTCAAGGATGTACCACTCGCGGATCACGCCGCCTGCGAGCGGGGCGGCGACGGTGAAGCTGAATTCAGCGATTTGGTTCTGGCTCGCGGTTGACGCGAGTGGAATGCGGTTGGGAGCGATGAGGGATGATGCGGAACTGTTCTCATCAATCAATTTTACGTACACTTTCCCAGCCTCCCAGGTTGCAGTGCCGCGGTTGCGGAACGAAACGCGCACAGTGGCGCTTGAGCCGGCTATGAGCGTGTCCGGAACTCCGATGGTGTCGTAGAGAGAGAGGTGCGAGGGCGCGGACGCGGCGGGGGCGGTTGCAGAGCTTGCCTGGCCAACGCGTTCCGCGTATGCAATGTAATGCGCGGGGTCAGGGATGGTTGAGTCAATGTACTCAATAGGGTCCCCGACCGAGGTGAGCGCGAGGGTTTGGTCTGTGGCAATGGGCACGGATGCGAGCCTTGAGGCGCCATAGGTGCGCCGCACAATATCCTCGGACGCAATGCGCTTCTTTTTGCCGTTTGAAATGACATAATAGGCGTTATCCCGGGATTTGACCAGGCTTCCTTCGGCAAGCGGAAGCGGATCTCCGGGCGGGTAGCTTGAAAGCGTTGCCTGGGAAACGTATGCAGGAGTTGCGCGGTTGAAGTTCTCCTGCCATACGCTGTCGTCCAAAAGCTCCCGACGGATGCCGTGCTTGACGTAAAAAATTTCCGGGCCGTCGCTCTTGAGCAGAACTCCTTTGGGGTACACGGACTGCTCGGTGATGGGCTCGCCCTCTTCCAGGGCATCAAGTTCTGCTTTGGAAACCACTGCCGGGGTGACAGGTTCGGTATCCGCGAGATGGTACCCGAGCGATGCGAGCGCAGAAGAGCCCACCAACCGGTGCTTGAGCCCGTCCGAGAGTAAATACATTATTCCCCCGCCCTCGGCCGCCACCACCGCGTTGTTGGCAACAGCAATGGGCTCGCCAATTGCGTAGTACCCGAGCCGCTCGGGCGAGGCGTCAATGGCGTCATCCAGGGCGTGGTCAGCGAGATAAATGGATGGGGACGCAAACTTGCGGCGCTTATTGTTGTCAATTTTCCAATACTCGTTGGCGGCCGTGTCCCGCAACAGGGCGCCATCCGGGTAGATGCGCTCTGTAAAGTACTGGTTCCATACCCGCGAAAAGAAAAAGTTGCCGCCAATGCCGGCAAGCGACCCGTGGTAGGGCGTGTAAATGTAGAGGTTTGCGGTTGCCTGGTTTGCCGGGGTGACCTGGTACCCATCCTTGGTGGTGGTGGTTTTCCCGGCCGCATACTCAAAGTACGTGCGCTCCGCGTAAATGCGCTGGGTATCCGCTGCCGCGTCCAGCTGGTTGTAGATGCCTCGGTACTTTTCATTGCACCGGCTGTTGAAGCACGAGTACCCGGTTGCCCAGTCCAGTTGCTTTTCGGTAGCTGTTGGCTTCTCAATCAAACCCTGCTCTTGCTGGAGTTTTGCAAGCAAAAATTTCTGGCTGATGTTGTACTGCTTTCCGATTTCGTACACCATCTCCGAAACTAATTTAGGCACGCCGAATACGTCCGCGGCAACGCCCTTTAAGGCGCTGTTTTTCTGCTCCAAGAATTGCTGGATTGCGGTCCGGGAAAGCGCGTTGCCATTAAATAGTTCCGCATCAGTCAGGATGTCGTTTCCATCATAAAACCGGGCTTTTGCCGGATTCGGCGCCCCTAAAAAAAGCGCAATTATCATGATGGACAATACAATATGCTTCATGCATTAAATGAGACGTGTTTTTTACAATTAGCGTTACAGTATTATAGCACAAAACGCGGCTTTGAGGAAAGTAAAAAAAGGTGTCAGGTACCTTTTTTGTTTTTTTTCTTAAAAAAGGTACCTGACACCTTTTTTTACCCCCCGAAGAACTGCTCAATGGCGCGGGCTTTTTCCTCGCTCTCGGCCTCGCGCACCTCGTCAATGAGCTTTTGTTCGTCTTCTTTGTCCCCGGCCTGGATGCGCTTCCAGCGCTCTTCGCCCGCAAGCGATCGGATCTCGCCGATGACGCGGTGCAAATCCTGCTCCGAGAACTGGCGCGGCGCAAGCGTTACCATAAACTCCTGCTGGGTCTTTAAGATGAGCTTCTGGATGGCGGCGGGATCTTTAATCTGCCCGAGCTCCACCTTCTCAAAGCTGCCCGGGGTGAGGTACAGGGTGCCCACGTTGATCAGGTTCTGCAGGATGCCCTTGCGCCGATAGGTGACATCATATATCTTGTCCAAGTCAATCTGGGACACCATGCGGTCCAGAATGCCGTTCTGGCGGATGATGACCACGCGCTTGCTGGTGATGCCGATGATGCCGTAGTACCACCTCCGCCAGGTGCGGTAGAGCCAGAATGTCCCGGAGAGGAATAGGAGCCCCAGGAGCACGCTCCCAAGCGTGCCCCAGGTAAGGAATAAATACAGGAAAAAAAACGGCGAAAGAAAGAGGAGGAATCCGCCGATACACTGCCAAAAGTACACGAGCCAAAACTCGTGGTACACGCCGCGCACGTCCTCGTCGTCATCCAGGTTCTTGATGACTTTCCTAATATCCATATCCGCGGTACAAGAACGGAAGGATGACGAACGAGAACCCCACGATGAGCGTGATGATGGTCCAGATGATTTTGATGATGGTTTTGCGCTTCATATTATCGCTTTAATACCTCCAAAAACGCTTTGGCCGGAATCTCAACTTTCCCGAATGAGGTCATGCGCTTTTTGCCTTTTTTCTGCTTTTCCAAAAGCTTGCGCTTGCGCGTAACATCCCCGCCGTACAAGCCTTTGGTGACATCCTTGCGCAGGGCGCTGATGCGCTCCGCGGCAATGATCTTGGCGCCGATGGCTGCCTGGAGCTTTATCACGAACTGCTGTTTAGGAATCAGATCTTTGAGTTTTGCGACCATGCGCTTGCCGGTCTCGTAGGCATCATCCCTGCTCACCAAAATACTGAACGCTTCCACCACCTCTTCGGCAACCCAGATATCAAGCCGCACGATGTCCGCTTTGCGGTAATCTTTGAGCTCGTAGTTTAAGGACGCGTACCCGCTGGATGCGCTCTTTAGTGTATCATAAAAATCCGTGATTAAACCAGCGAGCGGAATCTCAAAATGCAAGACCACGCGCGTCTCATCTAAATACTCGGTGTTACCGAACAAGCCGTGCCGCTCCTGTACCAAGGACATCAATCCGCCCACGTACGCTTTGGGAGCCACGATTTCGGCTTTGACCCAAGGCTCCCGGATTTCCACTATTTTTGACGGGTCCGGAAGTTCCTGCGGAGAGTGGATGGTAACCGCGCCGTTGCTTGCGAGCTTGACTTCGTAGGCCACCGAGGGGGTGGTGATGACCAGGCGCAGCCCATGCTCGCGCTTTAAGCGCTCCGCAAGAATTTCCATGTGCAGCATGCCCAAGAACCCGCACCGATACCCGAACCCAAGAGCCTTGGACTGCTCCTGCTCAAACTGCAAAGCCGCGTCCTGGAGGCTGATTTCCTCCATGCCGTCCCGCAGTTTGGGGTACTCGTCCCCGGATTCCGGAAAAATGCCGGCAAACACCATGGGCTTTACCTCTTTGTACCCAGGGAGGGCGCTTGCCTTGTCTTTTGCGAGCGTGACCGTGTCCCCGACCCGCGCGTGCCCCACCTCCTTGAAGCCCGTGACAATGTACCCGATTTCGCCGGCAATGAGTTCAGGCTTGGGGTTGAATTTGGGCTTGAACGTGCCCACCTCCAGGGCGTGCGTGTCCCGCTTGGAACTAATGAGATGAATGACATCCCCTTTTTTGATGGCGCCGTTTACGATGCGCACGTACGCAACCACCCCGCGGTAGTCATCGTACAGTGAATCAAAAATCAGGGCTTGAGTTTTGTCGCTTTTTGTTTCAGGAGCCGGAACGCGCTTGATGACTTCATCTAAAAGCTCTTTTACGCCCTGGCCGGTTTTGCCGCTTGCGAGCAGAATTTCGTCTGCTTTGACTCCCAGGAGTTTGACCAGCTCCTGCGTAACTTTCTCTACATCAGCTGCGGGCAAATCAATTTTGTTGATGACCGGAATGATGGCAAGATTCTGGTCAATGGCAAGGTAGAGGTTTGCGAGGGTCTGCGCTTCCACGCCTTGGGACGCGTCAACGAGCAAGATCGCTCCCTCAACGGCCTGCAAAGACCGCGACACTTCATAACTGAAGTCAACGTGCCCCGGCGTATCAATCAAATTCAAAATATATCCCTCGTACTCCATGCGCACGGGCTGGAGCTTGATGGTGATGCCGCGCTCCCGCTCCAGCTCCATCTGATCCAGCATCTGGTCTTTCATGTCCCGCTTGGACACGGTGTGCGTCAGCTCCAAAAACCTATCCGCGAGCGTGGATTTGCCGTGGTCAATGTGGGCGATGATGCAAAAATTCCGTATGTCCTGCATGGTTTGAAGTATAATGGAAAGCCCGGGTTTGGGCAACAAAAACACCTTGACACACGCATCACGGCGGAGTAACGTGGTATCTGTTCGCAACGCACCTTTAGTTTCCGCACATTCACCACACCCCCCCTGCCAAAAAGGAGGAAGTGATGGAACAGTTGTTAACGCCTTTGGCCAGGATTCGCCTGGCTTGTGCCCTGGGACTTCGCTCGGCGGCCCTGGACTACCTGCCTGCTGAACTGGGGTTCTTGGACACCAACGAAGGAGCCGCTGTCTCTGACGTGTACGCGCTCCGGCAAGCGAGCAAACACGGCCTTGACCTCTCCACGCTCACGTGGCCCGTGCCCAACGAGGACAGCTTCGTGGCTGCGTGCCGCCACAGCGCGGCCATAGAGGCTGCCTCGGCGTAAGCCGGAGAGCGCTCATCCAGGGCGCAATCGCACCCCAACCCAGAGCCCTGCCCCTCCTCGCAGGACGGGCACGGTCTTTTTTATCCACACCGCACTTGCACCCGGTGCCTGCGCTTGACATCAAATAATCATGGAATTACAATAAAAATATGGAAACAGGAGCGCAAAAAAATTATTCCTATTCGGTTTTTTACGAAGCCGCTCCAGAAGGCGGCTATGTTGCGTTTGTCCCCTCTTTGCCGGGTTGCCACACCCAGGGAGAAACCCTGGAAGAAGCGGAAGCCAATATTAAAGAAGCCATTGAAGCCTATTTGGAAAGCATGGCAGGCTCGGGCGCGCCGCTTCCTGCAGAAACGAAATCATTCCAGGGAGTCGTAAACGTTCCGTTCTCGGTCCGCGCCTAAATACTATGCCGTACCTGCCCTCGCTTTCCGCCAGGGACGTGGTCCGAGCGCTCAAACAAGCGGGATTCGTGGAAGATCGCCAAAAAGGGAGCCACCTTGTTTTGGTTCATCCGCAGTCAAAGGCGCGCACCGTGGTACCCTTGCATGCGGGAAGATCCATCAAAAAATCGCTCCTACATGCCATCATCGCAGACGCGGGGCTGACCCCTGAAACATTCAAAAACCTGCTCTAGCCAAAAACCGCCGCCAAGGCGGATTTTTGATAGTGTGGATGCTTCTTTATGGAACAGAATTCATCACACCCGCATCTCCTCCAGTTTCACCAGCTTCCCTAAGCCCACATACACAAGCAGGCCAACGCTGCCCGCAACAGAGGCCTGTACCATCAACCCTAAGCCGGTATGCGTATCAACGTAGGGCGCCGCGATGACGAGCGTACTATACAGCGCCCAGCCCGCAATGACCGAAGCGAGCGTGATTTTCATAGTTGATGAAAACACGCGGCTATCATCCAGGTCCCCGAGCCGCTTGCGCAGCAAGAGCCAGAGCGCGAGCATGTTCAAAACGCTCGCAATGGAAAACCCGAGCCCGAGCCCGGCAACGCCCATGGCCGCAGACAGCGTGATGGAGAGGTAGATGTTGAGGCCAAGCGAGAGCACGCTCACGATGACCGGGGTCTTGGTGTCCTGCAAAGCGTAGAACACGCGCGCAATGAGCGGAATCAGGCTCTGCGCAAATAACGAAATAGCGAAAAACGACAATGTGCGCGCCGTAAGAATGGTGGCATCCCAATCAAACTCGCCTGCGCCGAGCACCAGCCGGACAATGTGCGCGCGCAAAAGGATGATGAAGATGGATGACGGAATGGCGATGGACAGGATGCGGCGCATTGCTTTGGAAAATGACTGGATGAGGTGGGGCACGTCTTTTTTGACCCATGCCTCGCTGAACAGGGGAAAATACACGAGCGCCACCGGAATCGCGAAAATGCCGATAGGCACGTTCTGGAGGTTGTTTGCCGCGTTGAAAATGGCAACTGACCCGATTGCCAATGTTGAGCCGATGATGGTGGACACCACCTGGTTGATCTGGCTGATGGCGAGGCCAAAGGTGCGCGGCAGCATGAGCAGCCCGATTTTCCACACGCCCCGCATGCGCCAATTGATTTTAAATGAGTATTTGAAGCCGAGGCTTGATAAGGACGGGAACTGCACGAGGAAGTGCAGGAACGCGCCCAAAACCACGCCCCAGGCAAGCCCCTCAATGCCGAACATGGGCACCAGAACCGTAATGCCGAGGATTATGCCGATGTTGTACATTACGGGCGCGACCGCGAACGCGGTAAACCGCTTGAACGCATTTAAGATGCTTGAGGCGATGTTGGAGAGCCCCAAAAACAGGATGCCGATGAGCATGATGCGCGTGAGCTCCGCGGTTGCGATGCGTTTCTGGAGATCAAACCCGGGCGCAATGATGCTGATGAGCTCCGGGGCAAAGTAAAACGCCAAAAGCCCGAGCCCCACCATGGCGATGAGGATGATGTTGAGCACGGAATTCGCGATTTTCCAGGCGTCTTGCTTGTTCTTGTGCCAGTACTCCAAGAACACCGGAATGAATGCGGCCGACAATGCGCCCAAGACCAGGGTGTTAAAAATGAGGTCCGGCAGGCGGAATGCCGCATAGTACGTATCAAGCGTGTCCCCGGCTCCGAAGGTTGAGAACAAGAGCCTATCCCGCACCAGCCCGAGGCCCCGCGAGAACAAGGAAAAGAAGGCAATGATGATAGCCCCGCCGGTTGCGGTGGTGGTGAGCTTGTTTTTGAATGATTTTACGGTCATTGCGAGCGGCCTTTCTTGTGTCATTGCGAGGGAGTAGCGGCGTGGACGCTCCTTGGCGGCCGCGACGCTTTCCTCTCAAGCGTCCACGCCCCCAAAGAGGGTCGAGGCCGCCCTTTTATGCCTTATTCTACCATATTTTTTGAGCAAAAAAAAGAAGGCGCAGCGTCTATCTCCCGAACTTCTGTGGGATAACAGACTGCATGCGCCTTGGCGATTTATAGCGCGGAGCCATCCGCGGTGCGATATTTTTTAGGTACTTCGCATGTACTGCCTCCTTTCGGATTCCTTATCCGCGCCATGGCCGACGCTTTTTGGGCCATGGCTGCGGACACACTTTGCGTGTCAGGCTCAAGGCCCCTGCCGGATGTTCCGGCGCGGCTCTAAGCCTGGGGTCGCGCGTCGCCGGAGCGGCGAGGCGCGGTGGGTCAGGCGGCTACGATGTGCAAGTGGGGACGGCCGTTCTTGCCCCCCTTGACCACCTTCTGACGGGGCCCGAAGGTGTTCGCGGCGAACGCCTTTGCCGCAACGAGCTTGCGCTCGTGCTCCGCGGCTGCGAGGCGCTTCTCCTCGGCCTTGGCCGCGCGATCCTCGTCCCGGAGGGACTCGTTGCGCCGCCGAGAGCCAAGCTCGTCGATCTGCCGGGTGGTGAGCTTGAGATCCGGCACGCACCCAGCCTCCTTCAGGAGAGCGAGGTGCTCATCGCATAGGAAGCCGCCAGCCTCCTCGATGTCGAGGAGCCCCGCCTGGTGCAGAGGCTTCGCGAGCCTCGGCAGACGGTGGAGCACCACGTTCGACGCCAGGTGCACCGGGATGGCGCACCCGCACGGCGGCGTCGACAGGTCGTCCGGATTCTCGCGGAACCCGCAGTGCACATGCGTGATCTCGGTCCTTTCGGGACCGGCCATAATCTCCCGCACGTACTCCTTCTGTTCCTTTGCCATCTCGTGCATCTCCTGCGTGAGAAAGTGAACCGCATGCAAGGCAACAGGATGTTGCCAAGACTAAACTGGAGGTCAGGGTGGGGATGGGTTTATATAATTGGCCCTCCCATATAAACCCTGGGGCTAGATGGCAAATCCACACTGCCTTACGGCACTATGGTCCTAAAAGGCGCCATCAGCACATCCCTCCAGACTAGTCCTGGCAAGAAGTAAATGAACGGTTTTTGATTACAAGGGGGTATTATAGCACAAATCAAAAAACCTGTCAAGGGTCTTTGGCAGGGTGCTTTTTTAGGCTAAAAATGGGCTAAAACCACCCCCTAGCCCCCTCCTTGGCAAGGAGGGGGAAGTAGATAGGCAAACCCGCTCCTGAATACAGGAGCGGGAATCTAATCATCAAATGAGACTGCAAAACCGGTATCTGATGACAAGTCGCCCTCAAACACGGTTAATCCCGGGCCGAGCACAGACACTTCCCCGTCACCCGCTGCCTTGCTCCATGAAACTGACCAATTGGAGGGGTAGCGCAGCGCCATTGAATACGGAATCGGCCGAGCGCCGGCTTGTTTCTGCATGATCAGGGAGTAGCCGGTTCTGGTGTTCGGATTCAGCAAATCATACGGCTTAATTTTGAACGGCAGTTTGTA
This sequence is a window from Parcubacteria group bacterium. Protein-coding genes within it:
- a CDS encoding peptidylprolyl isomerase gives rise to the protein MIKAKNNARRFVIAGAMAFAAFVFISGIAVYRFQWQSRAAYAVARVIPYPAILVDWEIIPLHTYLSDLAALYRYWDFQRENKNVLLGIPDPQEIRERLVNKLIAEKVVRIFARKQRITVADQEVYLEWERLRERPESQEEIHAFVQEAYGWNDDQFIERVLRPFLLQQKVKTALLSEFGKSDEELEQQALSLVVLAREEGADFAQLAREESYDAATAHQGGDLGYFGRGALEPALEQAIFGMEIGEVSDPVKSSYGWHIIKLEDVLYDENRVAQKARARHILVRGFDFDEWVEQQKRELAIFRLVR
- a CDS encoding septum formation initiator family protein; this translates as MPNGLFKAIVLSKPAVALLVLLVIIFGVYASRAVLEKRATEARITALSLEISALEREKDSLGELIEYVQTDSFIREEAREKLNLTEPGESLVVIPDVDSQNAPDSGVDPSAKFMPGTHGLGTGSSGPDGSRGRVLGDANLKLWWEYFFSPEALSVETE
- a CDS encoding PH domain-containing protein is translated as MDIRKVIKNLDDDEDVRGVYHEFWLVYFWQCIGGFLLFLSPFFFLYLFLTWGTLGSVLLGLLFLSGTFWLYRTWRRWYYGIIGITSKRVVIIRQNGILDRMVSQIDLDKIYDVTYRRKGILQNLINVGTLYLTPGSFEKVELGQIKDPAAIQKLILKTQQEFMVTLAPRQFSEQDLHRVIGEIRSLAGEERWKRIQAGDKEDEQKLIDEVREAESEEKARAIEQFFGG
- the lepA gene encoding elongation factor 4 codes for the protein MQDIRNFCIIAHIDHGKSTLADRFLELTHTVSKRDMKDQMLDQMELERERGITIKLQPVRMEYEGYILNLIDTPGHVDFSYEVSRSLQAVEGAILLVDASQGVEAQTLANLYLAIDQNLAIIPVINKIDLPAADVEKVTQELVKLLGVKADEILLASGKTGQGVKELLDEVIKRVPAPETKSDKTQALIFDSLYDDYRGVVAYVRIVNGAIKKGDVIHLISSKRDTHALEVGTFKPKFNPKPELIAGEIGYIVTGFKEVGHARVGDTVTLAKDKASALPGYKEVKPMVFAGIFPESGDEYPKLRDGMEEISLQDAALQFEQEQSKALGFGYRCGFLGMLHMEILAERLKREHGLRLVITTPSVAYEVKLASNGAVTIHSPQELPDPSKIVEIREPWVKAEIVAPKAYVGGLMSLVQERHGLFGNTEYLDETRVVLHFEIPLAGLITDFYDTLKSASSGYASLNYELKDYRKADIVRLDIWVAEEVVEAFSILVSRDDAYETGKRMVAKLKDLIPKQQFVIKLQAAIGAKIIAAERISALRKDVTKGLYGGDVTRKRKLLEKQKKGKKRMTSFGKVEIPAKAFLEVLKR
- a CDS encoding type II toxin-antitoxin system HicB family antitoxin gives rise to the protein METGAQKNYSYSVFYEAAPEGGYVAFVPSLPGCHTQGETLEEAEANIKEAIEAYLESMAGSGAPLPAETKSFQGVVNVPFSVRA
- a CDS encoding type II toxin-antitoxin system HicA family toxin, yielding MPYLPSLSARDVVRALKQAGFVEDRQKGSHLVLVHPQSKARTVVPLHAGRSIKKSLLHAIIADAGLTPETFKNLL
- the murJ gene encoding murein biosynthesis integral membrane protein MurJ, whose product is MTQERPLAMTVKSFKNKLTTTATGGAIIIAFFSLFSRGLGLVRDRLLFSTFGAGDTLDTYYAAFRLPDLIFNTLVLGALSAAFIPVFLEYWHKNKQDAWKIANSVLNIILIAMVGLGLLAFYFAPELISIIAPGFDLQKRIATAELTRIMLIGILFLGLSNIASSILNAFKRFTAFAVAPVMYNIGIILGITVLVPMFGIEGLAWGVVLGAFLHFLVQFPSLSSLGFKYSFKINWRMRGVWKIGLLMLPRTFGLAISQINQVVSTIIGSTLAIGSVAIFNAANNLQNVPIGIFAIPVALVYFPLFSEAWVKKDVPHLIQSFSKAMRRILSIAIPSSIFIILLRAHIVRLVLGAGEFDWDATILTARTLSFFAISLFAQSLIPLIARVFYALQDTKTPVIVSVLSLGLNIYLSITLSAAMGVAGLGLGFSIASVLNMLALWLLLRKRLGDLDDSRVFSSTMKITLASVIAGWALYSTLVIAAPYVDTHTGLGLMVQASVAGSVGLLVYVGLGKLVKLEEMRV